ATACATCTTGCGAGAAGATTGTAGACACAGCTAACCGCACCAACGCTACAGCTATAGGCCCAATTCCTTTACCAACAAAACGCCGAATCTATTGTGTGCTGCGATCGCCTCACGTAGATAAAGATTCACGGGAACACTTTGAAACCCGTACTCATCGCCGGATTATTGACATTTACCAGCCCTCTTCTAAGACTATTGATGCCCTGATGAAATTGGATCTACCATCGGGTGTAGATATTGAAGTCAAACTTTAATTTAGTCATTGGTCATTGGTCATTTGTCATTGGCAAAGGACAAAGGACGAAGGACAAAAGACAAATAACATTAGTATGAATATTTGGACAGCCCTGAAGAAATATATCTCAGGGCTTTTCTTTAGCTAGGAAACAAATGATAGAATGTAGAAAAAGTACGGGAAAAGCAGAGAAAAATTATTTTTTAAGATTAAGTTTATACCAAAGTAACAATGACATCATCTTCTAAAATTGCAGTTCGCGAACTACCTCTGTTCCCGTTACCCGAAGTAGTTCTGTTTCCTACCAGGCCATTACCTCTGCACATCTTTGAATTTCGCTACCGAATCATGATGAACACGATTTTGGAGAGCGATCGCAGGTTCGGGGTTTTGATGTTCGATCCAGTCAAAGGT
This Nostoc sp. C052 DNA region includes the following protein-coding sequences:
- the rpsJ gene encoding 30S ribosomal protein S10, which encodes MATLQQQKIRIRLQAFDRRLLDTSCEKIVDTANRTNATAIGPIPLPTKRRIYCVLRSPHVDKDSREHFETRTHRRIIDIYQPSSKTIDALMKLDLPSGVDIEVKL